One Phlebotomus papatasi isolate M1 unplaced genomic scaffold, Ppap_2.1 HiC_scaffold_425, whole genome shotgun sequence genomic window, ATAGGGGAAAGTTGGGCTCTTTTAGACATTTATCAAAGAAGTGTTTTCTTattacattattatttattacatattatttatttctgattagggtaagatggggtaattcgggattatgtttattttggaattttgacttattttcactgtttcagatggtcagaGAGAAAAAGTAAACCAAAATCTCCAAATTAGttcaaaattaaacatgatttcCAAATTATCccgtcttactgtgttatcacacttgcacattaaaattttaatatgattcacattaattgtcgctggtgagagtccaaatgtgtaatttgtgtgtttgaatcattttatattcaaaatttgatctatttgttgataaaaaggtagactttgcccgcaaaatttgatataaattgatttatggcattaatgcgaaaaatgaatgcgattttctctttaattttttaatgtgaaaaatatttttgctctaGGTAAATTTacacttatttttgcaggccaagtccacttctttatcaataaatagaaaaaccccaaatattaagtgactcaaagacacaaataacatatttggacgctcacaagcgacaattaatgtgaatcacattaaaattttaatgtgcaagtgtgataacgctgtTACGCTATACTTGATGGCAAGTTTGTTGGAggaaaacatttttggtcggtaaaatattacataaaattgttggataatgagctggcgtaatggatattctatggggacacttccggtaatcgctagtggaaatttatttcacctcaagaagaaaaacaaattttctgtcttgcacCGAACCGAAAGCTcggggcaagacagaaaatttgtttttcttcttgaggtgaaataaatttccactggcgattaccggaagtgtccccatagaaCATTACATaaaatagtcagtaaaaaataaattgatcacGGCGAGCCTGGCGTATGGTAGAACTGGAGAAATTTTCTACTGATTGGCTTGAAATTTTCGGGGTGGCCGCTTAGACAGATTCTTTAGAGAGGTACAcagaacttttaaaattaataaacaattatatttatcataaatatttaaattcatattttagaCAAAAAACCGTGATGTTTTTTTCAAGTTACtgccaaaattacaaaaatcaatatttctcaattatACTATGTAGGTACTTCTGTAGATAATCTATCTAAAAGCAGCTGGCCCGAAAATTTCAAGTTAATCAGATGCAAATTACTCTAGTTCTCCAGATACACACCAATTTTCTCACAGAGTATCACAATAAATGgctcaacaatgcgtaaaaaacCGATATTTGCTTAATATAgtagatatagatttatcaatactatcgattcgacagcgaaaagttattattttacctctgattttaaacatttaatatttttccaatattcattcaatgaatttgacctacCTATAGTGTATTTTAATGCCTAGTCTTAAAAGTGACACATGTCCTGGAAAATAGATCAGATTCAGAGTACGTGCGAAGCCTAGGAGCTTTCCCCTTGGTCTAGGAGACATTTCATTTGAAAGGATCAGTCATTAAGTGCATCTATTTGGGATCGTCaacttattttttctcaaattgtcttttcctgaaaattttagaaatggtAATGGtacagattttaaaatttagaacgAACCAACTGCacagtagggcgtttcaacaaagaaaaaaaaattttggtactattctcacggtgctgtatttgatgagacaagaaagtttttcttcgacgatcatatgatcagacgccggccgtttagaggtggctgaatgaCCCTCCCTGtaaaacatttttctgattttacactacagagagggtcgttaaGCTACCTCTAAACGGcatctgatcatatggtcgccgaagacaaattttcttgtctcatcaaatgcagcaccgtgagaatagtgccaaaaaaaatttttccttgttgaaacaccctaatgCACagactaaattaaaatttcgtacagtttttcttACGAGGATTTAtcggaagattttttattgattcaacaaaattatttttattgcacaaagaatttgaaaaaaaaattgatgaaaattttagttcaaaattttgaaaattccgctGTTGATACCTGATTTTTGAAGACATATTTATTAATGGTGGTGATCGACATCATAGCAGAtgaatataatcaaaatattactgttttaaatattttttctgaattttatgattatttcaaaattttatataattgttTATACTTTCTTAAAAGTAAACCCCTTTAAACCTGCGGATAGGGTTGTGGGGTCTCTAAATCCCAAATGCTACTATCTCAAACCACTGAGCATGTAAGTTCATATTTGAAATGGTTAAACATCAATGGTTCTTTTTTAACTTTGAACCACTTTAGGCAATCCAATACCAATTTTCTTTATGATATAATTCGGTCaagaatttaattcaattaccaATGAGAtatgaaacataaaatattttgtatgtatGCTCATCTTCAGGAGTCACGTGGCATTGCATTATGTGATTTGCAGGGGACAATTGGGATTGTTTAAAACTCCTTTAGAGGTTCCATCATTAAGGGAAGAACACATTACCCATCACCGTTAAAACGGTTTTGACATAGGGAAAATCTTTCTGACGTCGCACACACCCTGACTTAGAACACTTCACCTTTttaccatatttttttaaatcaaaaataaactatattaaaaattgaaaacaccTTCATAAAACAAATATTCGatgataattaaaataatagcaaaaacgtgtaaaaaattaaaaatctggtAATTTAACATCACAACGCCCAACGCCCCATTCCAGGTGAGCTGAAAATGGTTGAAAATTTATACAGCTTGGTTCCAAATGGCAATTGTAGCGGATAAAAGGTCTACAAAGAGCCTTTGGCCGCCGGCTAAGATGGTTGGTGTGTGAATAATTTGGACAATGATGCAgaatattaaatgatttttcagcTTTTTTTGTTGATTAAAAAATTCATGCAACCCTCGGAAGGTGCAAGAAGTTGCCAATAAAAAGCACTGACACAAATTTATTGCCATTGATGCAATTGCCAAAGCAGTTGGGAGGTTATTTAAACTGGTGCACCTGAGAGGTAACCTCAAAGGATATCCCGTGCGAGGCGAATGAGGAGCAGCTGATTGATGCCACTTTTTCGGGTGGAAAAAGGTGAAGAATTGCCAAAGAGATAAACCACCTCGAACCGGAAGAACATTTACATCTTTGCTTTGAGTGTTCTTCGCTTTCAAGtcatacccaagtagcaaaatatttGTCTTGTTGACTACCAAGGGATTTAAATTGAACTTATCAGGGATCTTAAGGGGTCTTTATGAAACTGGACATAGGAGTAGTAAGTATACAACCATGTAGAGctgtttttgtaaaaattttccacATATACAACCGCATGactgaaaattctcaagatatACAATCGTGCGGCTGTTTTTCTCGTTATACAACCATACGTCTAATTTCATACTTTGGGGAAGTAGAAAGAATTGCAATatttgaagaagaagaagaagaacaagaagaaaacgaaaaagaagaaaacagaCGTACGGCTGTatatcttgagaattttcagcCATACGGATGTATATGTggataattttttacaaaaacaacTCTACACAGAATTATAAGGATAGGATAGACAAGCGCAACGTAATTGTGAAAGAGAGggatgaatattttttaatttttttctggaaaagaGACAGGAATCCTAAAAGGAAGGTCAAAAATAGTGAATTATTATATTATCTATAATTGTGAAGTtacgttttttaaataaataaattagggtttaaaataattaaaggtTGCATGTGAAAAGTGTTCATAGCCAATGACTTGTTGTTGTTGTTAACAGGAATACAGTTTTCAAATATGTATTTATATCAAAAATGCACATCATGCATTTTATCATCATTCTTAGGTATATCAGGGCAGTGACATGGTCAGCAtatggcttttttttttaaattcattgttTTAGTGCTACTGTGTATAAATACAAGTGCATAAAGAGGTGTATGTGTTACATATCATGGATTCGTCACACATAACGTCGTGTCTTAAGAGAAATAAATATACCCGGAAAATATTCAGAGGTGTATTTCCATTAGATTATTTACCtctaaaagatattaaaaggcCTGGACTTATAATAGTTAATACAGCTATTTCAACTCATCCAGGAAAACATTGGGTAGCAGTTTATTTACCCAAATCAAGTAGGCCTATAGAATTTTTTGATTCCTACGGAAGACTTCtacaaaacagatattttgatagatttttcacaaaattcgtaaggaataataaaattttattcaataatagACTTCTCCAATCATCATGGACAGCTGTTTGTGGTTATTATTGTTGTGTATATGCTGTTTTTAGGGGGAAAGGTACATCCATGAATAAGTTTATAAGTATGTTTTCCGAACAAACACCCGAAAATGATCGGAAAATTGTCGAATTATTtcagaaacattttaaatatcCTAGAAGAAAGTAATATTTCATCAGTAAGTAAAAAACAATTGACGGGGACACACTCAAAATACTTCTATAAGGAATGCAAGAAGGAAtggagaaattgaaaaagaaattagtGAAAGAAAAACggacaaaaagaaataaaactagTCAGAAGAGAAAAGTTTCTACAAGTGAATTGCAGTTAAATCCAGATACTTCAAAGGAGAAGAATTATACAATTACAACAGAAAGTGTAATACCCCCTTTAAAAAGTCGAAATACATCTGCTATATTACAaggatatacatattttttaaacgACTGTTATTCTACATTTGTATCAATTGGATTTGATGCTGAGAGTTATGCaccaattttacaaatttctgcACAAAATCATTACTTTGGAGTTGATTCTATTAAATTCAGCAGAGTTCAGTGGATAACATTCTACGAAGCAAAAGAAAATATAGAGGAAAGATTGAATATTTCTGAAGAGCAAATTGACGATGGCCAATTCTTCTTCTACCACAGCATTATCAGCGAGAAGGCCGAGGATACCGTGAAAATAGATTTTATGACTTTCAATAATACCATATGTATTGTTTTCACCCAAAATGATGTATCAGTAATATTAACTAAATCAGAATTTACAAAACTAACggatttgaatgatttttttaacttcACTTTAATATATAACAATTCAGTAAGATTTTATGTAAAAGAATATTGTGAAAATTATGTAACTTCatgtaaaaatcaaaatgttaaGAAAATGGATTCAAGTGCATTCAAGCCACCTGTGGACGTGCGTCCGcccataaattattttagattaTTTCATGAATTACCTTTCGTATACGATAATATCTGTAATATTAACACaacaaataaaatgtgaatTAAATAAGactatcataaaaaaatatgtaatgtAGAAGCAAAACTGTTGACTATTAAGGTTTGAAATATTTCCACACATACATACTACGTCATGTACTTCATTAAATACattctgaaaatttgatgagTCAAATGAGTTGATTTGCTGCTCCAGTAAATgtattttatgcaaataaaaagatCATATTTCTCATAAATTGTGACTTATTGATGATTGCAATGTCCAAAATCGATCACTCTGGTATATTACTTTCAGTGGTTAACAACACTTTCTACTTTATCATGAAAAATTCATCGTTTTTGGAAGAGCTTCTGCTCTCAAATAAATCCCTCTCAACActctttaaaattcttaaagagcctaaactaaaattttatcaagtGGAAGtgctaaataaaattgaagatgtTTTAAAAAGTGGTACCTCTGTATCTaatgaagaaaaatcaatttacacCAGTGACATTTTAAATGTAGATGGTGATGTTATGATCTGTCATCGTATCTTACGACTTCTTTGGAAATGTAGTGGTAAGTGTATATTTTATCTAAAtcattcaattattttattttataacacGCGGTTCTTGgaatatgcacattttcggtTACACACAAAAACCACACGAAACAGAAAATTTGTATGGGGAGCTTACATATTATTCATATCGTTATAtctaaatttgttttctttttttcttgatatagCTAATAATTCAGAGTATTCTATGATCGTCTCGAATTCATCCTCATCCTCATCTATTTCTCCTGAATCAAGCCATCACCAAGATAATGGTTTTACTGGTAATGCAGACAATAGTATCGATGATGAAGGATCGTGTGAAGTTGTGCAGGAAACTCGTCAGACAGGAAGAGGTATGTATTAAAAAAcatatagagaaaataaaaaattaaagcttaatatataaatttaaaaaaatatatattgatatACTTCTAATTACAGGTGGTAATGATAATGTTAATGCTGACGGCGATGAGCTTATCGTCAACCAACCCTCTATGGTCCAGGTGTTAGGGAAGGAAAAGTcctttaacaaaaaatttagtcTCACACAATTAGGCGTGAGATTTCTTCTAAAAAAACCTGAGACATCGCCTGACTATGCATGGTTAAGAGAAGCTTTGCAAGAAATTATCAGCATCATACAATCAGAAGGAAATATTGGGGACAAAGCAACTATGGAATTCCATTTACCACAGAATCCTGAAGTTACGCCAATATACGTGGGACTTACACCTATCCATGCTCTGGCACCTGAAAATCTGTTTAGTCGATTTGAGAAGGTAAATCAGAGTAACGCCACTTTTGGTGCTAGTGAAGAACTTCTCATAACATCATCCATTGTGCATATGATGCAAGGACGTGGACAAAATAAAACCGCTAATAtggattttaatgaaattaaaaggtagagattttaaattcttattaaaTCAATCAGttggataaataaataaataaattttgagaccTGAATTAATAATGAATATTTCATTCCAGATATAAGAAATTCAGTGTTGTCGACCCTGGTGTGAAAGAATTTTGTCTGCCGATTGCACTTCTTATGGGGAGAATCCTTAATATGAAAAACAAGGACCGCCGTAAGAAGACCCTCAATAGTTGTAGGCGATACACAAAAAAGTTGCGAACTCAGGCAATAAATATGGTCAAACAGTGTGGCGCTGCAATATCGCTAAACGGCGAGTATgatctaaattttatttctgtaTTTTCCGCAAAATTTCCTAAATATTTGATAACTGTATATAATAAGTTAGGTGATTGTAAGGGCATCATATTTAAATCaccaaaatcagaaaaaaattcagagaaccgcataaatttattttatgacgAAAAAGAACGTCACTATTTTTGCATTAGCAATGTAGCGtcgttttttaattttagacaTCAATGTGAAACATGTGATGCTCTTTATAATCACAATCATAAATGCCCAGGACGATGTAGGTATTGCAATAAAAAACCACCGTGTCTCTATGTTGATTCTCTTAAGAAGTGTGACGATTGCAATCGAGAATTTCGTGGGGAAGATTGCTACAATTATCACAAAGAGAAGACGTGTGATGCATTTAAGATTTGTCCAACTTGTGATACATTTTACAAAGTTGCATCAAATCATAAGTGTAACACGTCAAAATGTTATTCTTGTaataaaattgtagaaaaacCCCACTACTGTTAC contains:
- the LOC129809195 gene encoding uncharacterized protein LOC129809195 isoform X3, yielding MICHRILRLLWKCSGKCIFYLNHSIILFYNTRFLEYAHFRLHTKTTRNRKFVWGAYILFISLYLNLFSFFLDIANNSEYSMIVSNSSSSSSISPESSHHQDNGFTGNADNSIDDEGSCEVVQETRQTGRGGNDNVNADGDELIVNQPSMVQVLGKEKSFNKKFSLTQLGVRFLLKKPETSPDYAWLREALQEIISIIQSEGNIGDKATMEFHLPQNPEVTPIYVGLTPIHALAPENLFSRFEKVNQSNATFGASEELLITSSIVHMMQGRGQNKTANMDFNEIKR